The following nucleotide sequence is from Deltaproteobacteria bacterium.
ATCTTTCAGGGGCAAAGCATAGACATTTTTCGTTATGGGATAGAATTCTTCGCCGGCATAGATGACAAAACCCCTTGTACACGACAAATCCTCAAAGGCATTCCAGAACCCCCGCGAGACCCTGGCTCCGGCTGAATACTTGATCTCGATAGCTATCGGTTTATTCTTATCATCCAGAAGCAGCAGATCTATTTCAGCCCCTGCACTTGTGCGGTAGAAAAACGCCTGCCAGCCTTCAGGCAAAATCCCAAGCGCCTGTTCTATTACCAGTCCTTCCCATGAGCTTCCTGCCGATGGATGATCCTGCAGGTCTTTCAATGTCCTGATCCTCAGCAATGAATGAAGCATGCCTGAATCACGGATATAGACCTTCGGGGACTTTATCAACCTCTTTTTCAGATTGGCATGATAAGGCTGCAATTGCCTCACAATAAAAGTGTCTTCAAGTATGTCTAAATATCTTCTGATGGTCGGGGCTGACAATCCCATACTGCCTGCTATCCGGTTTGCATTCCAGAGTTGCGCGTGGGAGTGCGCGAGCATTGTCCAGAATCTCCTTAACTGCGCGGAGGGGACATGTATTCCAAGCTGAGGGATATCCATCTCCAGATAGGTCTTTATAAAAGAATCCCGCCATGTAAAGCTGGCATCGTTTGATCTCGCCAGATAACTGAGCGGATACCCACCCCTGAGCCAGAGCCTGTTGACTTCATCATATCCTATTTCCTCAAAATTAAGAGGCGTTAATTCATGGTATATTATTCGGCCTGCAAGGCTTTCAGAGGCATGTCGAATCAAATCCGGCGAAGCTGAACCGAGGATAAGAAACCTGCCTCCGACCCTCCTCTGATCAACCAATGCCCGTAGAAGAGGGAAAAGAGAAGGCAACCGTTGTATTTCATCTATGATCACAAGGGAATCCGTAAATTGACCGAGATATAACTCGGGCTCAAACAATTTATCCTGATCAGAAGGCAGTTCAAGGTCAAGATAGATGCTCTTTTTCTTTATGGTATCCCTGACCATTTTTGCAAGCGTTGTCTTACCTGCCTGCCGTGAACCGATAATACCCACAACCGGATATGCTTTCATGGATGCTTGGACTTTATTATAAAGACGTCTCTCTATCATTCTTGTATATTAAAAGAAGCTATTTCATTTTGCAAGGTTAATTTGTCGCTCTCAAACTGCTAAAATTCGTATCAGTTTAGAATTTTGAAAAAATGGCTAACCCTCAATGCAAAATTTAAATTGCCAATTTTGTGGGTCTCGTAAAAAGTCGGCAGAAGAGTCATTGCGAGTCCGCCTGAGGCGGACGAAGCAATCTCGTTTTTATAAGTCCTTGAAAATACGGGATTGCTTCGCCGTCCCGCATTGGCGGAACTCCTCGCAATGACGAAAACGGGGCTTTTTACGACTCCATCATGTTTGAAATATGTATAAAAGCATTTCTTATACCAACTAAATTAGTTTATGGCAATCCCTTAAAATTACAGATGTTTCTTCTAATGTTTATTATTTTATCGGAGTCAAAGGTGGAGGTATTTTTCATAAAAGTCCTAAATTATCTCCATAAAAAAATGGGAAAAGGTTTTTCCGTATCTTTAAACTGTAAAAGTAAAGGGATGTCTCCCCATCAGTCACTCTTTGAAAGCTTGTTGGTATTCCGCCCAGAGCAATTCTTTGTTGATCCCATGGTCGATAAAGTCCCAGGGGAAAACCTCTTCCCAAGCTCGTTTCCGGTAAACATAAAAATCAGGGTTCACATCCACGGAGCGGTAGGCCTGCGGCCAGTTTCCCCCGAGACCGTGGGCAGCCAGCAGGAATCTCCCAACTCGCCGATCGCCGCGGGATAAAAGGGTTTGCAAGTAAGACCACTTGGGTACGTCAGCCGCGACCGAAACCCCTTTCTCCTGGCGAAGTCCTCTTTGCACCATCTTGATTTTTTCGTTTAAATTGCGAACATCCTCAAAAGGATGCCATTGGAAGGGAGTGCCAGGCTTGGGAACGAAGGGGTTAAGGCTGAGGAGAATTCTTTCTGCCCCCTTTTTCCCTCGACTTCTTTCCCGGATATGATGGCGGATCTTCTTGGTTAAGTCCACAATCCCTTTGATATCTTCCGTTTTTTCCTCTGGCAGACCGATCATAAAGTAAAGGCGAAAGCTGCGAATTCCCCGATCGGTTAAAATCTCGGCAGCGTGAATGATTTCCTGTTCTGTAAACCCCTTGCGGATAATCCTGCGCATCCTTTCCGAGCCAGCTTCTGGGGCCAGGGTAATGGTCTTCTGCCCGCTATCATAAATCAGATCAGCCAGTTCAGGGGTAAGGGAATCGACTCGCAGGGAGGAAAAGGAAAGGGTTCGCTGGGAATGGAGGATCTCTCGTCCGAGAGAAAGGAGGTCGGGGTAATCCGAGATGGCCGCACCAACCAGCCCGACTTTGGTCCCCGGGCCTGAAGCTCTCAAGGCCATCTCTTGGAGGAGGGGACCATCCCGCACGCGGTGGGGGAAATAGGTGTAACAGCCGGCGCAAAAACGACAACGCCGATGGCAACCCCGACTCAGCTCCAGTAGAAACATGCCGGAAAGCTCCGTGTTGGGGGTTAACAGCGAGGAAACCGTCAAGGAGCTATTCAGATTTTTAAGCCAGACCCTCTTCACCCGGGGCGGAGCGGTTTCCCGGGGGATCCAAGACTCAATCGTTCCCTCCGGCCGGTAGGTTACGGAATAAAATTGCGGAACGTAGATCCCTTCTATAGTCATCAATTCATGCAACAGTTCTTCTTTAGGCTTGCCCTGTACTTTCCCTTCTCGCAAAACCTGTATTAGCGGACCCGCAATTACTTCGGCTTCCCCGATGACAAAAAAATCCACAAAGTCCGCCAGGGGTTCGGGGTTCATCAATACGGTCGCTCCTCCCGCCATAACCAGCGGATCCGCTCCCGTTCGCTCTTGGCTGCGCAAAGGAATCCTGGCCAATTCCATCATCTGGAGGAGGTGGGGATAATCATTCTCGTAAGAGATGGAAAAGGCCAGGATATCAAAGCTACGGACCGGCTGTTGAGACTCCAGAGAAAAGAGTGGGGTTTCCGTCCGGCGATATTCGGCAACATCTTCTGGATCGGGCAAAAAAACTCGCTGGCATACCGTGTTGGGCTGTTCGTTGAAGAGCCGATGAACGGTCTGAAAACCTAAGTTGGACATGGCCGTGTAATACCGGTGGGGATAGGCCAGAGCAATGGATAACTTTTCCCCAAAGCCATTGGGAAACGACGGCTGCCCGGATGGCCAAGTTCTCGTCTCTTGGGCAAGAAGTTTTTTTGCTTTGGCAATCAATTTGCTGGACACGCTTCACCACAAAAAATATTGTCACCGCAGAGCACGCAGAGTTGTCAATAAAATAAATGAAAACGCTATGCGCATTGCGCTAAGCGCTTGGCGGCTCGCCGCGTTCGCTGCGCTCTCCGCGGTGAAACGTCAGTCCGCTTGCTTTCTCAAAAAAGTGGGGATATCGTATTCATCCTCTATTAAATTGGATGGGATGCGGCCCCGAAAGGATCGAATCGGTTTTTCTTTGCTCTCGACGCTCTTCTCCTGGCGAATGAAGGCCGGGATATCCCGGTTGCTCTCCTTGCGGTTGAAGCTAACCACCGTCTTCTCTGGTTCAAGAGAGGCTGTCCGAGACTCGGGAATGCGTTCTTCAACTTCGTCGGCCTTCCCGAATCCGGTTGCAATCACCGTAACCCGCATCTCGTCCCT
It contains:
- a CDS encoding ATP-binding protein, producing MIERRLYNKVQASMKAYPVVGIIGSRQAGKTTLAKMVRDTIKKKSIYLDLELPSDQDKLFEPELYLGQFTDSLVIIDEIQRLPSLFPLLRALVDQRRVGGRFLILGSASPDLIRHASESLAGRIIYHELTPLNFEEIGYDEVNRLWLRGGYPLSYLARSNDASFTWRDSFIKTYLEMDIPQLGIHVPSAQLRRFWTMLAHSHAQLWNANRIAGSMGLSAPTIRRYLDILEDTFIVRQLQPYHANLKKRLIKSPKVYIRDSGMLHSLLRIRTLKDLQDHPSAGSSWEGLVIEQALGILPEGWQAFFYRTSAGAEIDLLLLDDKNKPIAIEIKYSAGARVSRGFWNAFEDLSCTRGFVIYAGEEFYPITKNVYALPLKDMEMIVRR
- a CDS encoding radical SAM protein gives rise to the protein MSSKLIAKAKKLLAQETRTWPSGQPSFPNGFGEKLSIALAYPHRYYTAMSNLGFQTVHRLFNEQPNTVCQRVFLPDPEDVAEYRRTETPLFSLESQQPVRSFDILAFSISYENDYPHLLQMMELARIPLRSQERTGADPLVMAGGATVLMNPEPLADFVDFFVIGEAEVIAGPLIQVLREGKVQGKPKEELLHELMTIEGIYVPQFYSVTYRPEGTIESWIPRETAPPRVKRVWLKNLNSSLTVSSLLTPNTELSGMFLLELSRGCHRRCRFCAGCYTYFPHRVRDGPLLQEMALRASGPGTKVGLVGAAISDYPDLLSLGREILHSQRTLSFSSLRVDSLTPELADLIYDSGQKTITLAPEAGSERMRRIIRKGFTEQEIIHAAEILTDRGIRSFRLYFMIGLPEEKTEDIKGIVDLTKKIRHHIRERSRGKKGAERILLSLNPFVPKPGTPFQWHPFEDVRNLNEKIKMVQRGLRQEKGVSVAADVPKWSYLQTLLSRGDRRVGRFLLAAHGLGGNWPQAYRSVDVNPDFYVYRKRAWEEVFPWDFIDHGINKELLWAEYQQAFKE